A window from bacterium encodes these proteins:
- a CDS encoding deoxyhypusine synthase family protein — MSSAELPILNFILSNYKNFNSRATRDAMLAYWDHIQAGGRMFWAVAGAMSSAQLGITLAPAIRAGLIHGLSVTGANLEESLFRLVAHNEYKDFPDYRYLTKQDDTRILNDRMRRVTDTSIPEDEAFRAVEEIVVPMWKKAHANGERRFWHQYFYEVIQAIDPAKYEGNPDDCWLLAAARANLPIVVPGYEDSTFGNIITSYVKHGDISASIAKSGIEYMADFYDRYKELSSTDAGVGFFQIGGGIAGDFPICVVPSIKYDLGEEVKPWSYFCQISDSTTSYGSYSGATPNEKITWDKLTEETPMFVVESDATIVAPLILRALLECKQNPEAANALIAQHMGEKATAGAKA; from the coding sequence ATGTCGAGCGCCGAACTTCCCATTCTCAACTTCATCCTGAGCAACTACAAGAACTTCAACTCGCGCGCCACCCGCGATGCGATGCTCGCTTACTGGGACCACATCCAGGCCGGCGGGCGCATGTTCTGGGCGGTGGCCGGCGCCATGTCGTCCGCGCAGCTCGGCATCACCCTCGCGCCTGCGATCCGCGCGGGCCTGATCCACGGTCTCTCGGTGACCGGGGCCAACCTGGAAGAATCCCTCTTCCGTCTCGTTGCTCACAACGAGTACAAGGACTTCCCCGACTACCGCTACCTCACCAAGCAGGACGATACCCGCATCCTAAACGACCGGATGCGCCGCGTCACCGACACCAGCATCCCCGAGGACGAAGCCTTCCGCGCCGTCGAAGAGATCGTCGTCCCCATGTGGAAAAAGGCCCATGCCAACGGCGAGCGCCGCTTCTGGCACCAGTACTTCTACGAGGTCATCCAGGCCATCGATCCCGCCAAGTACGAAGGCAACCCGGACGACTGCTGGCTCCTGGCCGCCGCCCGCGCCAACCTGCCGATCGTCGTCCCCGGCTACGAGGACTCCACCTTCGGCAACATCATCACGTCCTACGTGAAGCACGGTGACATCAGCGCCAGCATCGCCAAGTCGGGCATCGAGTACATGGCCGACTTCTACGATCGCTACAAGGAGCTTTCGAGCACTGACGCCGGCGTCGGCTTCTTCCAGATCGGCGGCGGCATCGCCGGCGACTTCCCTATCTGCGTCGTGCCCTCGATCAAGTACGACCTCGGCGAGGAAGTGAAGCCCTGGTCCTACTTCTGCCAGATCAGCGACTCGACCACCTCGTACGGCTCCTACTCGGGTGCGACCCCCAACGAGAAGATCACCTGGGACAAGCTGACCGAGGAGACCCCCATGTTCGTCGTCGAGTCCGATGCGACGATCGTGGCGCCCCTCATCCTGCGCGCGCTCCTCGAGTGCAAGCAGAACCCCGAAGCCGCCAACGCCCTCATTGCCCAGCACATGGGCGAGAAGGCGACGGCTGGCGCCAAGGCGTAA
- a CDS encoding VOC family protein, whose protein sequence is MKSALSPYISFKDNAREAMTFYQTVFGGKLDAMTFKDFNVSEDPAEADKIMHSMLQAENGITFMGSDTPNSMEYKPGARISMALSGDDHDELKGYFEKLSAGGTINQPLVQAPWGDSFGSCTDKFGVDWLVNIAGKKA, encoded by the coding sequence ATGAAATCAGCACTGAGCCCTTACATCAGCTTCAAAGACAACGCGCGCGAGGCCATGACGTTCTATCAGACGGTCTTTGGCGGCAAGCTCGACGCCATGACCTTCAAGGACTTCAACGTCTCCGAGGATCCCGCCGAGGCTGACAAGATCATGCACTCCATGCTCCAGGCCGAGAACGGGATTACGTTCATGGGTTCCGACACTCCCAACAGCATGGAATACAAGCCCGGCGCTCGGATCAGCATGGCACTCAGTGGCGATGACCACGATGAGCTCAAGGGTTACTTCGAGAAGCTGTCGGCAGGCGGTACCATCAACCAGCCGCTCGTGCAGGCCCCCTGGGGGGACAGCTTCGGCTCGTGCACCGACAAGTTCGGCGTGGATTGGCTGGTCAACATCGCCGGCAAGAAGGCGTAG
- a CDS encoding DMT family transporter: MPVIALFGSLVSLTVGASFAKHLFPVLGAEGTTAYRAVFAAILLLAIWRPWRLPLSAKDARTIVLYGAVTGLMNLLFYMSIARIPLGVAIAIEFTGPLAVAMAASRRALDFAWIGFAVLGMGLLLPLTEGSGTLDPVGVGFALGAAVCWALYIVFGKRAGQIPGGQATSLGMLTAALVVLPFGVARAGTALLDPALMLAGLGVGILSSAVPYSLEMVALKRLPKQTFGILLSMEPAIGALAALVILGEQLTLLQWLAIASIIVASIGSATSIQQALPKARQRAERLAPDPPSNRC, encoded by the coding sequence TTGCCGGTCATCGCCTTGTTCGGTAGCCTCGTCTCCCTGACGGTCGGGGCATCCTTCGCCAAGCACCTCTTCCCTGTTCTCGGTGCCGAGGGCACGACCGCTTACCGGGCGGTCTTCGCGGCCATCCTCCTGCTTGCAATCTGGCGTCCGTGGCGCCTGCCGCTCTCGGCGAAAGACGCCCGCACCATCGTGCTGTACGGCGCGGTGACAGGCCTCATGAACCTGTTGTTCTACATGTCGATCGCCAGGATCCCGCTGGGGGTCGCGATCGCCATCGAGTTCACCGGGCCGCTCGCCGTCGCGATGGCGGCCTCGCGCAGGGCGCTGGACTTTGCCTGGATCGGCTTCGCGGTGCTTGGCATGGGGCTTCTGCTTCCCCTGACCGAGGGCAGCGGCACCCTGGACCCGGTAGGGGTCGGCTTTGCCCTTGGCGCAGCGGTGTGCTGGGCGCTGTACATCGTCTTCGGCAAGCGAGCAGGGCAAATCCCGGGTGGCCAGGCGACCTCGCTCGGGATGCTCACCGCTGCCTTGGTCGTGCTCCCCTTCGGGGTCGCCCGCGCCGGGACCGCCTTGCTCGATCCCGCGCTGATGCTCGCCGGCCTCGGCGTCGGCATCCTCTCGAGCGCGGTGCCTTACTCGCTGGAGATGGTGGCCCTCAAGCGCCTCCCGAAGCAGACCTTCGGCATCCTGCTCAGCATGGAGCCTGCGATTGGCGCGTTGGCCGCCTTGGTCATTCTCGGCGAGCAACTGACGCTGCTGCAGTGGCTTGCGATCGCAAGCATCATCGTGGCCTCGATCGGCAGCGCGACGAGCATCCAGCAGGCCTTGCCGAAGGCAAGGCAAAGGGCCGAGAGACTCGCTCCCGACCCTCCATCTAACCGGTGCTAA
- a CDS encoding YwbE family protein: MLGQERDAIKVGLEVGIVLKADQRSNRITRGIVADILTKSPFHPHGIKVRLTDGQVGRVKEIY, from the coding sequence ATGCTCGGACAAGAACGAGACGCAATCAAAGTGGGCCTCGAGGTGGGCATCGTCCTCAAGGCCGATCAGCGCTCAAATCGGATCACGCGGGGCATCGTGGCGGATATCCTGACCAAGTCGCCCTTTCATCCCCACGGCATCAAAGTGCGCCTCACGGATGGTCAGGTTGGTCGAGTGAAAGAAATTTACTGA
- a CDS encoding SRPBCC family protein, producing MLKTIGIVVAALLGGLLIFAATKPDTFTIQRSASIKASPEALYAQISDFHRWADWSPYDKLDPAMKKTYRGAESGVGAIYEWEGSDKVGQGNMEIVEAVPGAKVVTKLNFVKPFQANNVAEFTLETKGDTTHVTWAMRGPNSYMSKVMCIFIDMDKMVGKDFETGLGNLKALAEK from the coding sequence ATGCTCAAGACCATCGGTATCGTCGTGGCCGCCTTGCTCGGTGGCTTGCTCATCTTCGCCGCGACCAAGCCCGACACCTTCACCATCCAGCGCTCAGCGAGCATCAAAGCCTCGCCCGAGGCACTCTACGCGCAGATCAGCGACTTCCATCGCTGGGCGGATTGGTCGCCCTACGATAAGTTGGATCCCGCGATGAAGAAGACCTATCGCGGTGCAGAGAGCGGCGTGGGAGCCATTTACGAGTGGGAAGGCAGCGACAAGGTCGGCCAGGGCAACATGGAGATCGTCGAGGCCGTTCCTGGTGCCAAGGTCGTCACGAAGCTGAATTTCGTCAAGCCGTTCCAGGCCAACAACGTCGCCGAGTTCACGCTGGAGACCAAGGGTGACACCACCCACGTCACGTGGGCGATGCGCGGTCCCAATTCCTACATGTCGAAGGTCATGTGCATCTTCATCGACATGGACAAGATGGTCGGCAAGGATTTCGAGACG